From the Streptococcus sp. 29887 genome, one window contains:
- the yidA gene encoding sugar-phosphatase encodes MSIKLVAIDIDGTLLNSQHQITPQVFSAIQDAKKAGVKIVIATGRPISGVRAILEELNLTEVGDYVITFNGGLVQDAATGEDIVKDTLTYDDYLDIELAARKLKLPMHASTKEGMYTANRDIGKYTIYESMLVSSPVFYRTPEEMADKEIIKIMMVDEAEILDAAIPQLPTSLTDKYNVAKSAPFYLEITPKTVNKGQAIIQLAEKLGLTMDQTMAIGDQENDRPMLEVVGNPVVMENGNPELKKIAKYITKSNDESGVAHALREWVLQ; translated from the coding sequence ATGTCCATTAAACTTGTTGCCATCGACATCGATGGCACACTATTAAATAGCCAACACCAAATCACACCCCAAGTATTTTCAGCCATTCAGGATGCCAAAAAAGCAGGTGTAAAAATTGTTATTGCCACAGGTCGCCCCATCTCAGGTGTTCGTGCCATTTTAGAAGAACTCAATCTAACCGAGGTTGGCGACTATGTCATCACCTTTAACGGTGGTTTGGTGCAGGATGCAGCAACTGGTGAAGATATTGTCAAAGATACCTTGACCTATGACGATTATCTGGACATCGAACTCGCTGCCCGCAAACTCAAACTTCCTATGCATGCCAGTACCAAAGAAGGTATGTACACTGCCAACCGCGATATTGGAAAATATACCATTTATGAGTCCATGTTAGTCAGCTCCCCTGTCTTCTACCGTACTCCAGAAGAGATGGCTGATAAGGAAATTATCAAAATCATGATGGTCGATGAGGCAGAAATTCTTGATGCTGCCATCCCTCAACTTCCAACCAGCTTGACTGACAAATACAATGTTGCCAAATCTGCACCATTCTACTTAGAAATCACACCAAAAACAGTTAATAAGGGGCAAGCCATCATCCAATTGGCTGAAAAACTAGGTCTGACAATGGATCAAACCATGGCTATCGGCGACCAAGAAAATGACCGTCCCATGCTTGAAGTCGTCGGTAATCCAGTTGTCATGGAAAATGGCAATCCAGAACTCAAGAAAATTGCCAAGTACATCACCAAATCAAATGACGAGAGCGGTGTAGCTCATGCTCTTAGGGAATGGGTACTGCAATAA
- a CDS encoding DUF1934 domain-containing protein, with translation MNIRLRNEIDLDGQLEVIDQTFSVEVKEKDKKLYLIYQNDEEEKVVIKCDENELVMTRFSNPKSIMRFVKKQEAIVTIPTPMGIQHFTTQTSLYQLSVEQQELILHYDLNGLENQQKFASYKMHIEWK, from the coding sequence ATGAACATTCGTCTACGGAATGAAATTGATTTAGATGGCCAATTGGAAGTGATCGATCAGACTTTCTCAGTAGAGGTGAAGGAAAAAGATAAGAAGCTTTACCTCATCTATCAGAATGATGAGGAAGAAAAAGTTGTCATTAAGTGTGATGAAAACGAATTGGTTATGACACGTTTTTCCAATCCCAAATCTATCATGCGATTTGTGAAGAAACAAGAAGCAATAGTGACTATTCCAACGCCGATGGGGATCCAGCATTTTACAACACAAACCAGCCTGTATCAGTTGAGTGTTGAACAGCAAGAACTAATCCTTCATTATGATTTAAATGGGCTAGAAAATCAACAGAAATTTGCTAGCTATAAGATGCATATTGAATGGAAATGA
- a CDS encoding HD domain-containing protein, producing the protein MIEKVFRDPVHNYVHVDHELIYKLINTKEFQRLRRIKQLGTTSYTFHGGEHSRFSHCLGVYEIARRITEKFEEKYPQVWNPSESLITMVAALLHDIGHGAYSHTFERLFDTDHEEMTCAIITSPETEVNQILKQVAPDFPDKIASVINHTYPNKQVVQLISSQIDVDRMDYLLRDSYFTGTNYGEFDLTRILRVIRPTENGIAFKESGMHAVEDYVLSRYQMYMQVYFHPASRSMEVLLQNLLNRAKLLYKSEQDFFARTSPRLVPFFEHRVSLSDYLALDDGVMNTYFQSWIDGPDHILSDLAQRYINRKVFKSITFKAENEEDLNQLRSLVADVGFDPEYYTAIHHNFDLPYDIYRPNAEKKRTQIEIYRKDDTKVELSTLSPIVHSLSGTIHGDSRFYFPKEMLEDTGIFSQHTTDFISHIHNDHFTTGEEHVH; encoded by the coding sequence ATGATAGAAAAAGTTTTTCGTGACCCTGTCCATAACTATGTTCATGTTGATCATGAATTGATTTACAAACTCATCAATACAAAGGAATTCCAGCGACTACGCCGCATCAAGCAACTAGGGACCACTTCCTATACCTTCCACGGTGGCGAGCATAGCCGCTTTTCGCACTGCCTTGGTGTCTATGAAATAGCTCGAAGGATTACAGAAAAATTTGAAGAGAAATATCCACAAGTCTGGAACCCCTCGGAAAGTCTGATTACCATGGTTGCTGCTCTTTTACATGATATTGGACACGGAGCCTATTCCCATACCTTTGAGCGCCTCTTCGATACCGACCATGAAGAAATGACCTGCGCTATTATCACCAGCCCTGAAACGGAGGTCAATCAAATATTAAAACAGGTAGCTCCCGATTTTCCTGATAAAATTGCCTCCGTCATCAACCATACCTATCCCAATAAACAGGTTGTCCAGCTGATTTCCAGCCAAATTGATGTCGACCGCATGGACTATCTACTCCGTGATTCCTACTTTACAGGTACCAACTATGGTGAATTTGACCTAACCAGAATATTACGAGTTATCCGTCCTACAGAAAATGGCATTGCCTTCAAAGAATCAGGTATGCACGCAGTTGAAGACTATGTCCTCAGTCGCTACCAAATGTACATGCAGGTTTACTTCCATCCAGCCAGTCGCTCCATGGAAGTTCTCTTACAAAATTTGCTCAATCGAGCAAAATTACTCTACAAGAGTGAACAAGATTTTTTTGCTCGAACCTCTCCACGCCTGGTTCCCTTTTTTGAACACCGTGTTAGCCTTTCTGACTACCTAGCACTGGATGATGGTGTCATGAATACCTATTTCCAGTCTTGGATTGACGGACCTGACCATATCTTATCTGACCTGGCCCAACGCTACATAAACCGCAAGGTCTTCAAATCCATCACCTTCAAGGCAGAGAATGAAGAAGACCTCAACCAACTGCGGAGTTTAGTAGCCGATGTCGGCTTTGATCCAGAATACTATACAGCTATTCATCATAATTTTGATCTGCCTTACGATATTTACCGTCCCAATGCCGAGAAGAAACGGACACAGATTGAAATCTATCGCAAGGATGATACCAAGGTCGAGCTTTCCACCCTATCACCAATTGTCCACTCTCTTTCTGGAACCATCCATGGTGATAGCCGTTTCTATTTCCCAAAAGAAATGCTGGAAGATACTGGTATTTTTAGCCAGCACACTACTGATTTTATCAGCCATATTCATAACGATCATTTTACGACTGGAGAAGAACATGTCCATTAA
- a CDS encoding sulfite exporter TauE/SafE family protein: MTNKLILHTIQFILVGMIAWMLYLIVSYARKNKISLKDRFWTGFAIGYVTDLLDTLGIGTFATTTSLLKATKLIEDDRRIPATMTTAHIIPILLEALLFITIVEVEMTTLISLAIAAFTGASVGARVTQHWDTKKVQRVLGILLIVAAGIMVYRMVTNPGADLANDVRGLTGWKLLVGIVFDFFIGMLLSMGLGNYAPELIFFSLMGISPAVALPVMMLNAAMMLSAGAKQFIQSGRVNWPGVPGIIVGGVLGVLTAAFFLSNLDINNLKILVVFIAAFTGLTLLRSSFITNIKAS; encoded by the coding sequence ATGACAAATAAACTTATTTTACATACTATCCAGTTTATCCTTGTGGGAATGATTGCCTGGATGCTTTACTTGATTGTTAGCTATGCTCGGAAGAATAAGATTTCTTTGAAAGACAGATTTTGGACGGGCTTTGCCATTGGTTATGTAACAGACTTGTTGGATACCTTGGGGATTGGTACCTTCGCAACAACGACAAGTTTGCTGAAGGCGACAAAATTGATAGAGGATGACCGACGGATTCCAGCAACTATGACGACGGCTCACATCATTCCTATCTTGTTGGAGGCCCTGCTCTTTATCACCATTGTAGAAGTAGAAATGACGACCTTGATTTCTCTGGCTATTGCTGCATTTACAGGTGCCTCAGTTGGTGCCCGTGTGACGCAACATTGGGATACCAAGAAAGTACAGCGCGTCTTGGGGATTTTGCTTATTGTCGCAGCGGGTATTATGGTCTATCGGATGGTGACCAACCCTGGTGCTGACTTAGCTAATGATGTTCGTGGTCTGACAGGTTGGAAGCTGCTTGTTGGGATTGTATTTGACTTTTTTATCGGGATGCTGTTGAGTATGGGCTTGGGCAACTACGCACCAGAATTGATTTTTTTCTCCTTGATGGGTATTAGTCCAGCGGTGGCTCTTCCTGTCATGATGCTGAATGCAGCTATGATGTTGTCTGCTGGGGCCAAGCAATTTATCCAATCGGGCCGGGTCAATTGGCCAGGAGTTCCTGGAATTATTGTAGGAGGAGTTTTGGGTGTCTTGACAGCGGCCTTCTTCCTATCTAATTTGGACATCAATAATTTGAAAATCTTAGTTGTCTTTATCGCAGCCTTTACAGGTCTAACCCTGCTTCGTTCATCATTCATTACCAATATTAAAGCATCATAG
- the tuf gene encoding elongation factor Tu, with protein sequence MAKEKYDRSKPHVNIGTIGHVDHGKTTLTAAITTVLARRLPSSVNQPKDYASIDAAPEERERGITINTAHVEYETEKRHYAHIDAPGHADYVKNMITGAAQMDGAILVVASTDGPMPQTREHILLSRQVGVKHLIVFMNKVDLVDDEELLELVEMEIRDLLSEYDFPGDDLPVIQGSALKALEGDAKYEDIVMELMNTVDEYIPEPERDTDKPLLLPVEDVFSITGRGTVASGRIDRGTVRVNDEIEIVGLQEEKSKAVVTGVEMFRKQLDEGLAGDNVGVLLRGVQRDEIERGQVISKPGSINPHTKFKGEVYILTKEEGGRHTPFFDNYRPQFYFRTTDVTGSIKLPEGTEMVMPGDNVTIDVELIHPIAVEQGTTFSIREGGRTVGSGMVTEIEA encoded by the coding sequence ATGGCAAAAGAAAAATACGATCGTAGTAAACCACACGTTAACATTGGTACAATTGGACACGTTGACCACGGTAAAACTACTTTGACTGCAGCTATCACAACTGTATTGGCACGTCGCTTGCCTTCATCAGTTAACCAACCTAAAGACTATGCGTCTATCGATGCTGCTCCAGAAGAGCGCGAGCGCGGTATCACAATCAACACTGCACACGTTGAGTACGAAACTGAAAAACGTCACTACGCTCACATCGACGCTCCAGGACACGCGGACTACGTTAAAAACATGATCACTGGTGCCGCTCAGATGGACGGTGCGATCCTTGTAGTAGCTTCTACTGACGGTCCAATGCCACAAACTCGTGAGCACATCCTTCTTTCACGTCAGGTTGGTGTTAAACACCTTATCGTCTTCATGAACAAAGTTGACTTGGTAGACGACGAAGAATTGCTTGAGTTGGTTGAAATGGAAATCCGTGACCTTCTTTCAGAATACGATTTCCCAGGTGACGATCTTCCAGTTATCCAAGGTTCAGCTCTTAAAGCCCTTGAAGGTGACGCTAAGTACGAAGACATCGTTATGGAATTGATGAACACTGTTGATGAGTACATTCCAGAACCAGAACGCGATACTGACAAGCCATTGCTTCTTCCAGTCGAGGACGTATTCTCAATCACTGGTCGTGGTACTGTAGCTTCAGGACGTATCGACCGTGGTACTGTTCGTGTCAACGACGAAATCGAAATCGTTGGTCTTCAAGAAGAAAAATCTAAAGCAGTTGTAACTGGTGTTGAAATGTTCCGTAAACAACTTGACGAAGGTCTTGCCGGCGATAACGTTGGTGTGCTTCTTCGTGGTGTTCAACGTGATGAAATCGAACGTGGTCAGGTTATCTCTAAACCAGGTTCTATCAACCCACACACTAAATTCAAAGGTGAAGTTTACATCCTTACTAAAGAAGAAGGTGGACGTCACACTCCATTCTTCGACAACTACCGTCCACAGTTCTACTTCCGTACAACTGACGTAACTGGTTCAATCAAATTGCCAGAAGGTACTGAAATGGTAATGCCTGGTGATAACGTTACTATCGACGTTGAATTGATCCACCCAATCGCCGTTGAACAAGGTACTACTTTCTCTATCCGTGAAGGTGGACGTACTGTTGGTTCAGGTATGGTTACAGAAATCGAAGCTTAA
- the tpiA gene encoding triose-phosphate isomerase, translated as MSRKPIIAGNWKMNKNPQEAQAFVEAIAGKLPAGDKIEAAIAAPAVDLNALLWFAKDSELKVAAQNCYFEDAGAFTGETSPKVLAEMGVNYVVIGHSERRDYFHETDEDINKKAHAIFRNGLTPIICCGESLETYEAGKAVEFVGAQVSAALKDLTAEQVASLVIAYEPIWAIGTGKSATKDDAQNMCKAVRDVVAADFGQEVADKVRVQYGGSVNPSNVAEYMACPDVDGALVGGASLEAESFLALLNF; from the coding sequence ATGTCACGTAAACCAATCATTGCAGGAAACTGGAAAATGAACAAAAATCCTCAAGAAGCACAAGCTTTTGTTGAGGCTATTGCAGGTAAATTGCCTGCAGGCGACAAGATTGAAGCAGCAATCGCAGCACCGGCTGTTGATTTGAACGCTCTTTTGTGGTTCGCTAAAGATTCTGAATTGAAAGTTGCTGCTCAAAACTGCTACTTTGAAGATGCTGGTGCCTTCACTGGTGAAACTTCTCCAAAAGTATTGGCTGAAATGGGCGTTAACTATGTGGTTATTGGTCACTCAGAACGTCGTGATTACTTCCACGAAACTGATGAAGATATTAACAAGAAAGCACACGCTATCTTCCGTAATGGTTTGACACCAATCATCTGTTGTGGTGAGTCACTTGAAACTTACGAAGCTGGTAAAGCGGTTGAATTCGTAGGTGCTCAAGTTTCTGCAGCTTTGAAAGACTTGACTGCCGAGCAAGTTGCATCACTTGTTATTGCTTATGAGCCAATCTGGGCAATCGGTACTGGTAAATCAGCTACTAAAGATGATGCACAAAACATGTGTAAAGCTGTTCGTGACGTTGTTGCGGCTGACTTTGGTCAGGAAGTGGCTGACAAGGTTCGCGTTCAATACGGCGGTTCTGTAAACCCATCAAACGTTGCTGAATACATGGCTTGTCCAGACGTTGACGGTGCCCTTGTTGGTGGTGCTTCACTTGAAGCAGAAAGCTTCTTAGCTTTGTTGAACTTCTAA